The genome window GAATCGCCGAGACCCACCCGCGCGCGCGCTCCGTTCTACACGGCACGCTGACGGACGGCACCATGTCCACTAGTGGAGGGGAAATTATGGTGGCCGTGAAAGTCTTGAGCAGGCCGCGCGCGATACAAGACGCGCCGTGCGCGGTAGTGCTCTCGCGCGCGCGTGACATTTGGCGCTCGGCGTCCCGCGACGCACGCACCGgccggcaggccggccgggcgtgCGTGAACGTCCACGTCCGTGCCGCGCGCTGAGCAGGTGGCCGTAGCCGCCTGGCTAGCTACCAGCCAGCCGGAGCTAGCCTATAGCCCCCGGTCAGGGGGTGGAATGAAATTGGGAAGCCTCGTGGGCACCGTCCAGTTtggcctggcctggcctggcctCTTTGGGGCAGCGCGGTACGGGCCCGCACATATGGCTTGTGGAGCACGGGAGAATCCAGGCCGTCCGGTTGCTGTTGAGCGCACGCACAAGTCAAATCCAGGGAATCTTGGGTGCCTTTATCAGGTCCTGCTGCTAAAGTACggacttttttattttagctttttttaaattaatattttaataataacatGTCGAAATCTAAATTTTCAAGAATTAGTCCTTTTTATCACACCAAAATACCTGACGTGACACCTCAATGTAGTCACGCCAATGAATTTGACGTGACTAAAGTGGCCACGCTGGCGGAAACTCCGACGTATTTACACGTAGATTCGACGTGACagcctgagtcacgccaaattGGTTGGCGTGACTCGGATAAACAGTATTTTtggatgaacagtattttctgCGGTTTCAATTATTCTCTTTTGCTTTCTCTATTTGAACAGTTAGGTTgccgtactctaaaattcataaaactttttttgtatatcctataattcatgatgaatccattttaaaaggattcacctcaataccccatctaggtttcaaaataaaaaactccaaaaatagttacttttagaaattctagtaatttttaagacctcaaataaattcccaaaaatctgagaaaattcattaatattcctatcatgtggcgtaataatttttaaaattattttcaaccctaggttacttgatgaaaaagtgagttccttcgcaatgctccatttatatgcatttttatcatttcatactatttagccttatAAACgtcctctaaataattagcaattatattcgatttcctcaaaattttgccagcgcttaatgcaacatgtgcaggtcctatttgcaaacatgcacatccaatagagtcgtagaatttgaattattcaatttcgaatgttggtatatgttacaatttgttctataacaataatacttaggtgacttgtggagctAAAAAGGATTGCCATTTGCggtctaaaccataccaaatttattgtatggatagttcagaatatgttttagccgaaccacacacatgatttttaggaagactaataaactttaaataagtagactaaagagaaagaataaatgaaaaagagTAAAGATTGGTATATAAATTACAATAAGTTATTTTATGTAGTTATACCTACCATCCGAAATATAGAGGTGTCGTATTGTCTTCTTAATACTTTTGACATAAGTTGTTATAGTAGGTTCAATAGAGACCCTTTGTCCTATTGTGTCTGTATAATGTTAgattatatgttattttattaaagttatatGATGGTATTACAATAGATAAAATGTATATTAGAAATGgtagatgtaatatataaatgaatataTAGTTACCTGACATGTCTCTAGTGTAATCAATTCTGGTCCTTAATGTATCAACGGATGCTAGAGTATATGCATACTTGGGGAACGTTGGAGAAGCACCAGGGAATTCAATTACCTCAGTGTGACCCgtgaattttatcatgtatatgtgGTCAACTACTCGATAATAATTCTTAGCTAGGAACACTTGAAAAAACTTTATGAAATATACAACTCCTTCTCTAAGGTGTGTTTTGAATTGATCTACATGGCGTTGTGGCACTTGAGCTTCCATTGCATTTCCCTATACATttgcatagaaaattattttaaataatttatactcttttattttttctaaagtacCTAATGTTTGTGGATACCTCTTGATCTAatagtacaaaatcaagtctatGGATATTTTCTGGTTTGTCATCCAGAATATATTTGGATAATCTTGTCACGACAGAGTGTCgtcatttcatgctaaaagctctgtcgtgtaatCACCATCGGGTGGCTCATTCCAATCCACAGTTAAACTACTCATGGATAATGGTTGCCACTGTTtcattcaatataacctaaattgtgtatagattcttgatgaacatatctcatggcttaaacctaagaacattaatgttatcaattgccTACTTCCAACAAAATtggaaattattttctaatttaaatgtacgtttcaaaatgcttaattcacactgtagtctcaaaggctgtgggtagccatagcacttagccatgtttgaaTATGCgcaatttaaagtttattagtcttcctaaaaatcatgtgtgtggttcggctaaaacatattctgaactatccatacaataaatttggtatggtttagaccgcaaatggcaatcctttttggctccacaagtcacctaagtattattgttatagaacaaattgtaacatataccaacattcgaaattgaataattcaaattctacgactctattggatgtgcatgtttgcaaataggacctgcacatgttgcattaagcgctgGAAAATTTTTGAGGGAAATTGAatataattgctaattatttagaggatGTTTataaggctaaatagtatgaaatgataaaaatgtatataaatggagcattgcgaaggaactcactttttcaccaagtaacctagggttggaaataattttagaaattattacgccacatgataggaatattaatgaattttctcggatttttgggaatttatttgaggtcttaaaaattactagaatttctaaaagtaaccatttttggagttttttttattttgaaacctagatggggtattgaggtgaatccttttaaaatggattcatcatgaattataggacatacaaaaaaaatttcataaattttagagtacggCAACCTAACTGTTCAAATAGAGAAAGCAAAAAGAGAATAATTGAAACCgcagaaaacactgttcatccgagTCACGCCGTGACTCAGCTGCCATGTTGAATCCACGTGTAAAGGCGTTGAAGTTTCCGTCAGCGTGGTCACTTTAGTCACGTCAAATTCATTGACGTGATTATGTTGGGGGGTCATATCAGGTATTTTGGCGTGACAAAAAGGGTTTAGTTCTTGAAAATTTAGGTTTCGACaggttattattaaaatattaattttaaaaagctaaaatatataaaaaaaagtccTAAAGTACACGGGCCGTGGGCCCCGTCGCCGCGCCGGATTGACGCGTTCAGAGCTTCCCAAGATTTTTTTAGGCTGGAGATCGGCTGCATGATGATGTATCGATATCGCGTGATGATGGGTTGCAGGTAGTATGAGTTAGGGGACTTCCGGACTTCTGATGGAGCTGTCTTGttcagggaaaaaaaattccacaAATTTCCTCTTGTTGACTTTCTGGAAGGGCCGTGAGCCGGTGAGTATGATAATCGTGGAAGCGATAGGGGGCTCGTCCAAGACCGCACGGCGCGCATGTGAATGCCACATGAATCCCGTGCGGCTGTGATGCACCGGGGCCGCATGTCAGCCAGTATAACCCAGGAAGCCTCACGATCCAATCCCCCGCTCGAACACGTACCAATACGTTGGTGGCTAGCGTTCGTCTATGCACGTGTCCAAGTGATGCACTTCTAGATGGATCGAAAGATTTCGTACTCACTCGTCGTCTAATTTTCTATCGGAATTGATTGTCGAAGGTGGCCTACTACGGGCGACCTGTCATATCCAGCGCATCGTTCTTGCTCACCCAAATGCGCGAGGTGCCGAGGCGGCTGATTGCACCTGCGTGTGGTGCATGCAACGCAAAACTCTGCATGCCTGCAACGTCAGGATGATATGTTCTCAAGTTGATTAATCTTGAATAATATGTTTTATACGgattaatttataacaaaaTTTCGTATTAGATAAGAAAGATGAAGAATATACTTTATTATAAATTGGTTTTTATAAAATGTATTATTAAAAATGATTAACTACGAACATATTATTAAACATGGATCTTCTATTAAGAAAACTACTACTCCATGGTTGGACGGACCATTGGTCACCATGCTGTACGCAGCTTTCATCTGAGCCGGCCACCATACGTAGGCTCTGCATTTTTTCGATCTGGAGAAATTCTGATCACTATCAGGGAGAGAAAAATGTCTCTGGTTTGAATATTCTTTCTGTCCCCCTAGGACAGACGCTAGGATATGACGTCACACCTGATCGCTGACGATTGGAAGCCGATGGCTTTGGATGTCCACGTTAAACCGCCGGCCAATCATGACCTAAATAAAATGGCTAGGGCCACCGGAATTCTCCTCCATGATGGCGACCATGAGCCATTGCCAAACTAACAACTACTAGCTAGTATGAATAGTATATAGTTGCACTGATGTTGCGCGTGATCTGGCTAAAAAGTTTCCAGCACAACGATACCCGGCCTGAAAAACGTGGTGTACGTACGTACAAAGATAACCTGTCGTTGTACTATACTGGTATTCTGATCAACAAGTAATCAGCGAGGCTGCACTGCGCCTCTGCCACATCAATTTGCCCTTTAGCAAAGTGGAGCAGTTGGCGCTTAGCATGCTGTCTGCTTTTGCTGATCGGATGAAGAGAGAAACGTATCAGCCCTGACAGGCCCAAGATTTGGTGACACTACCAGTGAAGACTGTCTTCCTATATAGTATgtaagttttagccttgtctcATCAATCTACCTGACAGCTGCCTATACGTTGCTATCAATCCCATCGCACCACGCATTGTCCAATTACGTAGTATTAGCTTTCGTTGTCCAAAGCAACGGAagcctttttagagttaaaAAGCACTTTTCACGAACAACAATGCAATCAAATCAGCAGGGAGCAAAGCAAACAATTCGTTCACCAACAGCAATGCAACCAAGTGAAGCAAGAATTTGCAGACGATGTGTAATTAGTAGGAGTGAGCTATCGGCACATACCTTTGCCTGGTGCCGAACACGTCGATGATGATGTGCCCGGAGGTGCGCTCCACGAGCGTGTACCCGTACGCCGCCGCCGCGTACACCAGCGCCTGCTCGTCGGGGGACTCGCCCTGGTACTCCACCAGCCGCACCCCCGGGTCGGCCGTTCCGCCGTCGATGACGATGGGCACGATCGTGTTGCACGTCGCCAGCGTCAGGAAGAAGTCGCGGGCGCTGTCGGCCTTCGCGCCGGCCCCGTCCTTGAGCAGCGCCACCAGCTTCGGGTCCGTCTTCACGGCCGTCTTCGGCCTCAGCACAACGCCGTCCTCCTCTGCATTGCATGCGCCACACAGAAATTTTTTAGTTCAGAAACTGGAGCAGAGTTTGAATGTTTTGCTAACGAGGGAAAGTAGAGTAGAATTATTGGCAGAATCGGCTGAGAAATGTTATTGCCgctgtttttttaatttttaaacgTCATTTCCCATTTTTCTCCTCAAGACAGTGTCGACACAGCAGCCTGACGTACTCATTTGGATTTTGGACTGGTAATTGCTCTGTCGATCGTGAAGGTCTCTGAGACCAGGAAAAACGCATGATGACGAATCATCGTTATCGAGACATTGGAATCCCTAAAGAATGAGAAGTGTTGGATTAGTTGAGCATGTCCGGCAATTCTTATCCGAAGGTCATTACTGATCCTAGAATTGTGCCCATCGTTCGTCAGGTTGGAGCCTTGACGTTGTAAGGAACGATCAAGACGGTCAAATGCCAACAAATGCCGCAGGACGAGACTTTTCTGTTTTCTATGTGGGTTTAAAAGGGGGCGAGAAGTTCATTGAAAAGGCCAAACGGGGAGACTTGAACTGTGCCACGACCATCTATGATCAACAGTATCGCACGATTAAGTTTCTGTCCTATACTCCTATACCATGGcagtttttttcttcatttacACGGATTAAAGATAGCGTGGAAAGGATACTACTGTTGTAGCATCTAATCTTTTTCGTATCAAGAGTGTGTCAGTGTTTCTGCTAATCTCCAAAAAAAAGTGTATCAGTGTTTGTACTATCTATCACTGGCACCGATTTCTGGGTCAGCATCCACAGGAACCTCGAGTTCTTGCAGAATTCAGTGTTCGTGAGGACGTGAGCTCGAAACGGGCATGGTGACAATTCTAGCATGCAACTGACAAGTGTCATCTCAAAGAGTGGTTCTACCTGTTCGATGTCTTATGTGCTAAAACTGCCCTTCTCGGTGACTAGTCAACCAAACACGGAATAACTGAAACTGAAACTTGCTTACCGGTCACGGAATGCCCATCGCCGCCATCGGTGTCGCTGAAGTCGCCGCCGTGCACGCTGGCACACCGGAACTCCATCCTGTTCTTGGTGAGCGTGCCAGTCTTGTCGGAGAACACGTACTTGATCTGCCCGAGGTCCTCGTTGATGTTGAGCGCCCGGCACTGGAACTTGGCCTGCCTCTTGCCATCGAACATGTGCTTGTCCTGCACCATGAAGTAGGCCTGTCCCACCCTGACAAGCTCCATGGAGATGATGAGCGCGATGGGGATCATCACCTGGAACTGGATCACCCCCATCATGAACGTAAACGCCACCTGCGCGCTGGCGCCGTACCACTTGTAGGTGCCGTCGGGGTCGTTGGACGAGAAGTCCCTCTTGCGGAAGTACGGGATCACGCCGAACTCGTCGCTGTGGTCGCCGAGCCAGATGCCGGTGAGGAGCGACACGATGGAGCAGAGCAGGACCAGGACGACGGCGAGCACGATGATCTCGCGGTTCATGTGCGTCTCGAGGCGGCTGCGCTTGGACGGCGCGCCCGAACTGTTGAGCATCACCTTGGTGTCCCGCCCGGTGTACACGGCCACGCCGATGGCCCAGGTCGTGTTCTTGAGCTCGCAGCCCCGGAGCACGATGTTGGAAGGGCCGAGGGAGACGGCACGGCGGCCGTCGAGGTCGACGGTGGCGAGGAAGCCGTAGATGTTGCGGTTGGGCTTCTCGCACTTGATGACCCCCGCGAGCGCCTCGGGCGGCGTGGGTATGGTCTCCAGCTTGGCGTACCGTGTCTTGAGGTTGGACTCGCCGTCGAGGTTGATGGTCTGGACGTAGGCCACGCCGGTGGGGTCGCTCGTGGACAGCAGCACTATGTCGCAGGGCAACGTCTCGTTGGCCACCACGCGCACCACCTCGCCCACCTGTATGTCCTTCCACCGCTTGGGCCGGAACACGCCGCCCACCAGCACCGACGCCGTGCGGCTGTTCTCGGTCTTGTCCGACAGGTGGCGCCTCCAGTCCTCGTACGCGTCCTTGACCGCCGTCACACCGAGCACGAACGCCAGCGGCAGGATGGACGCGGCCGGCGAGAACACGCCGAGCTGCGGCACCTGGTTCAGCGCCGCCAGGATCAGGAAGTACACGTAGGCCACCCGGTGGAACTGCTCGTAGAGGTTGCGGGGGATGAAGGTGAGGACGGAGTACTTGGTGGTGTGGACTGAATTGTCGGGTAGCCTGGCCGGCGGCGCGCTCGTGCGCTCCGCGTCGTTGATGTACACGAACCGCGCGGCCTCGTCGCGGAGGTCGCAAAGCGAGCCGAAGCGCTCCGACGCGGACCGCCTCGTTGACACCCGCGCGACGCCGGCGGGGGTTCCGATCCTGGAGCCGGCGCGCTGGAACTGGAAGCTCTCGAACGACGACATGCTGGACTCGGCTTTGGAGCCCGACCTGATGTCGGCTGCGAAGGTGACCGACGGCGAGTCGGCCATGAGGGACCGCAGCGACGGCGACCGCCTGGTGGAGTTCGCTGGCGAGTGCCTCAGTATCGGCGACGGCACCGGGTCCGGCAGCCTGGCTGGGGCGTCCATGCTTGCTGCTCCCGCCGCTTCCTCCGTCTGTTGCGGCTGCAGGGGCGGAGTGGACGGCGGCTGAAATGGCCGATCGGGTCGCATGCTGCCGTACTCGATCGTAGTTTGTACTTACTGCCAACTGAGCAGCGCGCAGATAAGGTTGGATTCAGCGAGGCAGGGAACAAGAAGGGATCATCACTCAACTTTGTCCGGGCTGGAGTTCACGAGAAAAGCTGCCAAGTTTTTGGAGGGATCGCTTGGTCGTTTGCAGGGGACGGGCGGGGAGTTCGAAGCGAGAGAGCTCAAGCGTGATGACGCCGAGTTGCTTgcgggagagggggaggagagctCAAGTGCTGTGGAGTGGACGTGGATGTCTTCCGGAGCAGGAAGAGAGGTGAGAGCGTGAGGTACTTGTAGGTGGTACGGGGGAAAAGAAGAGGTAATGGCTGGCTGGCGGGTGCACGAATTGGTCCGGAAGGCGTCAGCGTTTGATTTTGCGCTGGTCCAGGCGGCGCGTGGACACGGTTCACGGCACTAGAAACAGGGTACGGGTATGTCTGTATAGGGTTAAAAATGCGACGGTTACCTTTCGAAATACACAGTAACCGATTTTACTGCTCCAATTCGGTTTCATAATACGCTCGgtaatcgaatttgaattaaaaattcaaatcaatttttaaaaaactcaaaaaatttagaaaaaatttcataaaaaattagaGGTAATTTTAAGATTATCTgtgaaaagaattttttttaaaaaaatatcatttgtaTAAGCAAATAGCCGCTCAAAGATTAGGAGTTTGTAAAAAGACCGAAAATGATTAAAAGGCCGAAACGGGTCAAATGCATAGTGCAATCAGCCTGTTTTAGCCCAGCTCAAATGGATAAGGGAAGTTGGCGTTTAGCTCGCATTGGTGCACATCTTACTTTACCCTCGTGTTTGTCCACAGCAAAAATCGAAGAATCGTCGCCCAGTCGGCCAGATCCGCGACAGTCCGGCGGAAATCCGGTGTTGAAGCTTTGGTTATCGAGCGATTAGCGTCAGTAACTGATCGTATTTGAGGGGTCACCGTTCGCTTTCGAAGAGCAGTGCGGAGCGCCTGACGTCGAGCGATTTTTGAAGATCTTTGTTCGGTAACCGCCTATTTACTAGCGATTTTTCATGATTCGTTCGGTAATCGTTCTTAGGAGGTCGGTAGTTTATTGTGTGGTCGATTAGGACGATTTAGTggttgattcgctcggttattgACTATTTACTAGGATTTTTTATGTAATTCGTTCGGTAATCGTTCTTAGGAGGTCAACATTTCGTTGTGTGATCGATTAGGATGATTTAGTGGTTGATTCACTCGGTTATTGACCCTATTGCGTCGGTTTTTAGCCCGATGTGCACGGTTGTTACCTTGTACTGGTAAGGGTTGTTAATATTGGTCAAGTTAATTGTTTCTTCAGACATTTATGCATGACTAGcaacatgacaacacatgtttatcaatttaacatgtatatacataattattagtaggttaaccattgagctttcttcttccaacagagacaatacaaactaatcgatgacagatagagatgtggtgtggcaaCACGAGAACAATTTGGCCCTGAGGTTTGGGTGCACTTACtgcaataagaaaaagaaaggcgatggtgccacaaggttgaaagaacatttggcagggcgtGGATCaaatgttatacattgtgatatgGTGCCTTCAGATGTGCATGAT of Phragmites australis chromosome 3, lpPhrAust1.1, whole genome shotgun sequence contains these proteins:
- the LOC133912418 gene encoding phospholipid-transporting ATPase 1-like isoform X3, whose amino-acid sequence is MADSPSVTFAADIRSGSKAESSMSSFESFQFQRAGSRIGTPAGVARVSTRRSASERFGSLCDLRDEAARFVYINDAERTSAPPARLPDNSVHTTKYSVLTFIPRNLYEQFHRVAYVYFLILAALNQVPQLGVFSPAASILPLAFVLGVTAVKDAYEDWRRHLSDKTENSRTASVLVGGVFRPKRWKDIQVGEVVRVVANETLPCDIVLLSTSDPTGVAYVQTINLDGESNLKTRYAKLETIPTPPEALAGVIKCEKPNRNIYGFLATVDLDGRRAVSLGPSNIVLRGCELKNTTWAIGVAVYTGRDTKVMLNSSGAPSKRSRLETHMNREIIVLAVVLVLLCSIVSLLTGIWLGDHSDEFGVIPYFRKRDFSSNDPDGTYKWYGASAQVAFTFMMGVIQFQVMIPIALIISMELVRVGQAYFMVQDKHMFDGKRQAKFQCRALNINEDLGQIKYVFSDKTGTLTKNRMEFRCASVHGGDFSDTDGGDGHSVTEEDGVVLRPKTAVKTDPKLVALLKDGAGAKADSARDFFLTLATCNTIVPIVIDGGTADPGVRLVEYQGESPDEQALVYAAAAYGYTLVERTSGHIIIDVFGTRQRYEVLGLHEFDSDRKRMSVIIGCPDKTVMLFVKGADSSMFGVIDKTINSDLVQATEKHLHSYSSLGLRTLVIGMRELSQAEFQEWQMAYEKASTALLGRGNLLRGVAANIERNLRLLGASGIEDKLQDGVPEAIEKLRQAGIKVWVLTGDKQETAISIGYSCKLLTREMTQIVINSHSRDSCTKSLDDAISMVDKFQSFSTDSQARVPLALIIDGNSLVYIFDTDREEKLFEVAIACDVVLCCRVAPLQKAGIVDLIKKRTSDMTLAIGDGANDVSMIQMADVGIGISGQEGRQAVMASDFAMGQFRFLVPLLLVHGHWNYQRMGYMILYNFYRNATFVFMLFWYVLYTGFTLTTAITEWSSVLYSVIYTAVPTIVVAILDKDLGRRTLLKYPQLYGAGQCEENYNLRLFIFIMMDSVWQSLAIFFIPYLAYRKSVIDGASLGDLWTLSVVILVNIHLAMDVIRWNWITHAAIWGSIVATWICVMIIDSIPIMPGFWAIYKVMGTGLFWALLLAVTVAGMIPHFAAKAFKEYFTPSDIQIAREMEKWQDTHDVTHPEVQMSTVVRV